Below is a genomic region from Desulforhopalus sp..
TGCAGCGATTGCCGTTATTCTAGCTCTTGTTGGCATTCTTGGTGATCTTACGGAATCGATCATTAAAAGAGGAACAGGCACCAAGGATTCTGGCCGATGTTTGGCCGGTCACGGAGGTATTCTTGACCGGGTTGACTCGCTTCTTTTTGTGGTTCCGGCGCTGTATTATATTTTGGCTCTATCGGGATTGAGATGAAACACATTTCCCTGCTCGGTTCGACCGGCTCTATTGGAGTCAATGTCCTCTCTGTAGTCAGGGAATTTCCAGAACGATACAAAATCGTGGCATTGGCCGCTGGAACCAATGTGCAAAGGTTTGCAGAACAAATTGAGGAGTTTCGACCTCAGCTTGTTTCGGTAAGCGACGAACGATGCGCCCGGGAGTTGCACGATTTACTGCAAAAGAATACCCGTACCTCCATAGTTTTTGGCGATGAGGGAAATATCCTCGTTGCCGCTTATCAAAAGGCCCAATTTACGGTTTCGGCAATTGTCGGTGCTGCAGGATTATTACCGACGCTTGCGGCAATTAGGGCTGGCAAGGATATTGGCCTTGCGAACAAGGAAACGCTTGTTATGGCCGGGAAAATTGTTATGGCTGCGATAAAGGAAAGTGGCGCAAAGTTGCTACCTATCGATTCCGAGCATTCAGCCATTTTCCAGGCTCTTGAGGCCGGGCAAAAAAAAGATCTAAAGAAAATCATTTTGACTGCTTCCGGAGGACCGTTTCGTGGCTTGAAGAGAGATCACCTGCGCAAGGTCACCAAGGAGCAGGCGCTTGCTCATCCGAACTGGAGCATGGGTAGGAAAATATCTATTGATTCCGCTACTTTGATGAATAAGGGGCTTGAGGTCATAGAGGCAAAATGGCTTTTTGATGTCGATGCCAATGCTATTGAGGTGGTTGTTCATCCCCAATCTATCGTCCATTCTTTAGTAGAGTACCAAGATGGATCGGTTCTGGCGCAGCTGGGTATCCCTGACATGCGCATTCCCATTGCCTATGCTCTTTCATATCCGGAGCGCTTGCCGTTAAGCCTGCAGCCGCTTAAATTATCGCAATGCGCTAGTCTCCAATTTATGGAACCCGACAATGCCAGCTTCCCGGCCTTGCAGCTTGCCTTTAGAGCTCTGCATAGAGGAGGAGTTTGTCCGGCGGTTCTCAATGCTGCAAATGAAGTAGCAGTTGATGCATTTCTTGCTGATCAAATAGATTTTCTGCAAATTGCCGAGACAGTTGAGCGGACAATGGATATTGTAGTCCAAGGAAGCGATACAAGTCTTTCCGATGTGCTGCTGGCTGATAGCGAGGCTCGAAGAGTCGCATTGAAGTTAGTAGCTGAGTGTTCCTCAAATAATTAATTATTTTACTCCGCACGGAGAGAAATCTCCCCGCCATTTTCTCATATGAATACCATTCTGTCGTTTATTCTTGTTCTTGGTCTACTTATTTTTGTTCATGAATTCGGACATTTCATTTTTGCCAAATGGTTTGGAGTCAGGGTGTTGAAGTTTTCTCTCGGTTTTGGACCAAAGATTTTTGGCAAGGTCATAGGTGAAACGGAGTATGTCATTTCCGCTTTTCCCCTCGGTGGCTTTGTGAAGATGTTTGGTGAAAATCCCGATGAACAGGCTGTTCCCGACGAGGACAAGCGGGTGTCTTTTGCTCATAAACCGGTATGGCAAAGGTTTTTCATTGTCTTTGCCGGGCCAGTTTTCAACCTCCTCTTTTCAGTACTTTTATTCTTCATGGTTTTCGCTATTCTTGGAATTCCAACCTCGGTCGATACTACCCGTGTCGGGAAAGTCAATGCAGACTCTCCAGCCAGTCGAGGAGGGCTTCTTGAGAATGATATGATTTTGCGAATCAATGAACGCGAAACACTTGTATGGGAAGACGTTCTTGGTGGCGTAAAGGCAAGCGAGGGCCAGCCGCTCAGCGTTGTCGTTCAGCGTGGTAACGAAAAGATCCATCTAACCATAACTCCCGCTCTTGATGCGGTCAAAAATGTTTTTGGTGAAGTAGTCGAACAACGGTTTATGATCGGAATTAAAAAGGCCGATGAAATGATCTGGAAAGAGAGCACTTTCTATACGTCTCTTGAAAATGCCTTGATCCAGACCTGGATGTATATCTCTTTGACGGCAGTCGGTTTTGTAAAAATTATTCAGCAGGTTGTCCCGGCTTCGGAAATAGGCGGACCTATTCTTATCGCTCAGATTGCTGGGCAACAGATGCAGGCGGGATGGGTAAATCTCATCTATTTTATGGCCCTGTTAAGCGTCAACCTGGGATTACTGAATCTTTTACCGATACCGGTACTTGATGGTGGTCATCTCGCCTTTTTAACCCTTGAGGGATTGCGGCGAAAACCTTTAGGAATGCGAGCGCAGATTATTGCTCAGCAGGTAGGTATTGGCTTACTCGGAACGCTTATGGTGTTCGCTTTCTATAATGATATCGTCCGACTATTTCAATGATGGAGTTTACAATCCGTTGATATTGTCCTTGGATACATCGACACCTTGCAGTTCCGTCGCTCTTACTGCCGGAACACGTCAGCGGGGAGAAGTTGTCGCGGCCCTGAGCATTACCGGAACCTTGACCCATTCCCGGCGATTGCTTGGGGCCATTGACTGGATCATGACCGAGGCTGGAATTAACTGGCAGGACATCACCGGAATAGGAGTGAGTCTTGGACCCGGAAGTTTTACTGGTCTGCGCATTGGGATGGCAACCGCCAAGGGATTGGCTGCAGCCGCTGACAAGGTTTTGCTTGGAGTTTCTACCTTGGACTCCTTAGCTGCGAAATGTGTGACCAACAGGCTAATCTGCAGCCTTCTGGATGCCCGCAAGCAAGAGGTTTACGCTGCCTTTTACCGGTGTAATCAACGGGGCCTGACTGAGCGTGTCTGTGAGCCAGTGGTTGTTCCCCCGGCAAAACTGGCCGCATCTATCGATGAACCGGTAGTATTGGTTGGCAATGGTGCCCGGATCTACAGAGACGTTTGGCAGACGACACTTTGCGAGAAAGTGCAGTTTGCACCAGCGGGTTTACACGAACCATCGGCCACCTCTCTTGGCTTTCTGGCCGGAGAATTGCTCGAAAAAGGGCAACTCCTTGATTTAGCTGAGGGAACACCTCTCTATGTAAGAAGCTCCGATGCCGAATTGAATCTGATAAAAAAACAGAGTCAGCAAGCGGCTTGAAAGCATAAACTCGGTGGGCATTGGTTTTCTGTTTGGTGTTGCCGGTCGCGTCTATACACATCGAGCATTACAAGAAGATTCAAGAATACTGAAAGTCTGTATCTATTTATTATGATTCAATGATCGCCAGGAAGAAAACACGACAAATACATGTTGGCGCGGTTGCCATTGGCGGTGATGCCCCAGTATCGGTCCAATCGATGACAAATACCGATACTAAAGATGTTGAGCAAACCGTCGGTCAGATTGAACGCTTGCAATCGGCGGGCTGCGATATTGTTAGGGTTGCCGTCATCGACAGCGATGCAGCCTCCTCCATCCGCTCGATTCATCAACAGATCTCAATCCCTTTAATTGCCGATATCCATTTTGATCATCGCCTGGCAATTGCTGCGATGGAAAATGGTGCTGATGGAATTCGAATCAATCCTGGAAATCTCGGTGGCGAGGATAAACTCGCCAGGGTAGTTGATGCAGCTCTCATGCATAAAGTACCCATTCGTGTAGGTGTCAACAGTGGTTCGATAGAAAAGGATCTTTTAAAGACATACGGCTATCCTTCTCCAGAAAATACCCAGGCGCTTATCGAAAGTGCTCTACGCAATGTCCGGCTTCTAGAAAAACACGGCTTTGAAGATATCAAAATCTCCATCAAATCAGCCGATGTTCTCACTACGATAAATGGCTATAAACACCTCGCCGAAGTTACCGATTATCCTCTGCATCTCGGTGTTACCGAGGCGGGAGGGCTTATCGCCGGCACGGTAAAGTCGAGTGTGGCTTTGGGGGTCTTGCTTAATTTGGGAATAGGCGACACCTTGCGGATTTCCCTGACTCGTGACCCGGTCGAAGAAGTACGGGTCGGTTTTGAGCTGCTTCGCTCCCTGAAGATCCGTGAACGAGGGCCGGAGCTTATCTCCTGCCCTACATGTGGTCGAACCCGTATCGATTTATTTAGTCTCGCCGAGGCGGTTGAAAGGTATATTCAGACCATGGAGAGCCCTTTGAAGGTGGCCGTAATGGGTTGTGTCGTCAATGGGCCGGGTGAGGCAAAACAGGCTGATATCGGTGTTGCCGGCGGTAACGGCGTGGGAATCATCTTTAAAAAGGGTGTAATCTGGAAGAAGGTGGGGGAAGATGAGCTGCTCACTGTTTTTATGGACGAATTGAAAAAGATGGAAGAAGAAGGGCGGAAAGAGCAAAAATCTGCTAAAAAATAATCTTCTATCCATGAGCGCATCACCACAGCTGCAGTTGTGGAAGGATGCTGAATAATTTCAAAACTATACGGAAATACTTTATGCGTTATTCTCAATTGTTGCTGCCGACTCTAAAGGAAGTGCCGGCTGATGCCGAGGTTGTGAGTCATGTACTGCTGTTAAGGGGCGGATTTATCCGAAAACTCACGGCCGGTATTTATACCTATATGCCGATCGGGTTGGCAGCAATTCGCAAGGTTGAGAATATTGTCAGGGAGGAGATGAATCGCGCCGGTGCCCAGGAATTATTGATGCCGATGGTGCAGCCCGCAGATCTCTGGATGGAAACTGGACGTTATAAGAAATATGGGCCGGAGCTACTGCGGTTTCGCGATCGTCACGAGCGGGAGTCATGCCTGGGGCCGACCCATGAAGAGGTGATTACCGATATTGCAAGGAAGGAACTGCATTCTTACCGCGATCTTCCTATTAATCTTTACCAGATTCAAACCAAATTTCGCGACGAAATCCGGCCGCGTTTCGGACTTATGCGAGGCCGGGAGTTCATCATGAAGGATGCCTATTCCTTCGATATAAGTGATGCGGCGGCGGAGATTTCCTACCGGAAAATGTACGATGCCTATAAACGAATCTTCACGCGATGCGGTCTCGATTTTCGTGCGGTTCAGGCCGATTCCGGAGCGATTGGCGGCAGTTTCTCCCATGAATTCATGGTGCTGGCCAAAACTGGTGAGGATACCATTGTCGTCTGTAATAACTGTGACTACGCCGCCAACATGGAGAAAGCGGTGGTGAGTTTGCGCGAAAGCACCTCGAAAGAGCCGTTAGCAGAGATGGCGAAGATTGAAACCCCCGGTAAACGCAAGGTTGGCGCAGTCTGCGAGTTCCTGGGAATTGGTCCCGAGCGGTTGGTTAAAACCCTGGTCTTTATTGCCGATGGGAAACCGGTCGCGGTGTTGGTGCGGGGCGACCGCGAGGTGGAAGAGGTGAAATTAAAGAACCTCTTGGGAGTGGCCGATGTGGCCATGGCTGAAGATCTTGAGGTCTTCAATGCCACGGGAGTGCCGACCGGCTACCTCGGCCCGGTAGGAATAGCCATCCGGATCGTTGCCGACCAAGAAGTTGCGGCGATGCAGAATTTTTATACCGGAGCAAATGAAAAAAATTATCACCTGCAGAATGTCAACCTCGGGCGTGATTTCCAGGTTGAGGCGGTTGCCGATTTGCGTCAGATAACCACTGCCGATCCCTGTCCGGAATGCGGGGGTAACCTTGCGCTGACGGAAGGTATTGAGGTTGGCCATGTCTTTAAACTGGGTACAGGGTATTCAGAGTCGATGAACGCGACCTTCCAGGACAGCGATGGGCAGGAAAAACATTTTGTCATGGGCTGTTACGGGATTGGGGTGAGCAGGGTGGTTGCCGCGGCCATTGAGCAGAATCATGATGAGAATGGCATAATTTTCCCGGTTCCTATTGCACCGTATACGGTTATTGTCTTGAATCTTGGCGGCAAGGACGAGCAGCTTACCGCTGTCGCCGAAAAGCTCTACCAAGACCTGTTGGCCGCAGGCCTTGAAGTTCTGTTTGACGACCGTGATGAAAGACCAGGGTTGAAATTCAAAGACGCGGATTTATTGGGTATTCCGTATCGGCTCACGGTCGGAAAGAGCTACACGAAAAACGGTAAGGTAGAGATGCGTCGGCGCAGAGACGGTGTTACCGAGGAGCTCTCACCCGATGAGGCAGTTACAATGTTGCATGCGAGAATCACGGCCGAACTTGTGAAATAGCTCTTTGATGACGATGGCAAACGAATCGACAATAAATCCGCATGGGCTGAAGACCCTTGCGGCTACCTACCTGCAGGACGTTGATCTATCGCGGATTGATGATGCCTGGGAAATTGTCACCCGGGTTCATAAGGGAAGTCGCCATTTTTCCGGTGAGCTGTATGTTATACACCTTCTGGAAGTGGCCTCGACTCTCGCATCAATGCACCTTGACCTCGACACCATACTTGCCGGTCTGCTCCATGGAGTTCTGAAGCAGAAACGAGATGGCAAAGGGGAGGAAGTGACCGTTGAAGAGCTTGCACAAAAATTCGGCAAAGATGTTGCGGCAATAGTCGAAGGCTCCACTCGCATTACCCAGGTACAATACAACAGCAAACTGGCGAGTCAGGCGGAAAATCTCAGGAAAATGCTGCTGGCTATGGCGGCGGATATCCGAGTTTTGCTGGTAAAGCTGATTGATAGATTGCTGGACATGTTTCTCCTCGATATGGTTGATCGGGAGAAACAGGTTGACATTGCCAGGGAGACCATGGATGTTTATGCCCCCCTGGCAAGTCGACTCGGAATTGACTGGCTAAAAAGGGAACTTGAAGATCATGCCTTTAAATTTTTACACCCGGAGGAGCATTACGATCTCTCGCATAAGCTGGAAAGCTCTCTTGACGAACGTCAGAACTATGTTGATGAAGTCATCAAGATTCTTCACGAAAAACTAGCACAGAGTGGGATTCAGCCTCTCCGCATAATTGGTCGGCCCAAGCATCTTTTCTCCATTTACAAAAAACTCATAGTCCAAAATATTCCTCTTGAGCGGGTCTATGATAAGGTCGCTTTCCGAATAATTGTTAACACTGTTAACGAGTGTTATGAGGCACTTGGGACTATTCACGCCAATTGGTCGCCGGTTCCCGGACGGATTAAGGATTTTATTTCTGTTCCGAAGGCCAATAACTACCAATCGATGCACACTACGGTGGTTGGGCCCCGTGACCACTTTATAGAAATTCAGATTCGCACTGAGGAAATGGACCGGGTCGCCCAAGAAGGAGTCGCGGCGCATTGGGCTTACAAAGAAGGGCAAAGGATTAATAAAAATGATGCCAAACTTTTCCGAGAACTGAAGAAGCTCGTTGCCTCGCTCCAGGAAGTCGAGGATCCCCGCGAATTTCTTGATAGCGTTGTCGGCGAGCTCTATGATCCGGAGATTTATGCCCTTACCCCGACCGGGGAGGTCAAGGAGTTTCCGATTGGCAGTTGTCCCATTGATTTTGCCTATTCTATTCACACCGAGGTCGGCGACCGCTGCGTTGGCGCCAAGGTAAATGGCCGCCAGGTGCCCTTGAAATATCAGTTGCAGACTGGTGATATCGTTGAAATTATCACCTCTCCAACCCAGCTTCCCCGCCGCGGCTGGCTGGACCTGGTGAAGACCAGCCGAGCGAGGACCAGAATTCGTTCCTGGTTGCGCCGTGAAGAGAAGGAGAAGGCCCTCAAGCTTGGCAGGGAGATCTGTGAACGTGAGATAAAAAAATACGATACTTCCCTGAAGAAGATCATTAAAAGCGGGCATATCCGGTTGATTCTCAAGCAGCTGCGCTGCAACTCCTTGGATGATTTACTTGCCAAGGTCGGTAGCGGGGTGATCACTGTACAAAACCTTATAAAAGGTTTGCAACCAGCTGAGCTACGCAAGGAACAGGAGCAGCAGACGGCCGAAATGTCCCCGGAAGATTTGGCAAACCTCATGGTTAACCAGCAGGCCAGCGATGAGGAACCGGGGAAATCGGGCATCAAAATAGACGGTATTGACGGGATGCTGATGAAGATCAGTCAATGCTGCCAGCCTTTGCCTGGCGATCCCATCGTCGGATTTATCACAATGGGTCGGGGTGTTTCTATCCACAAATCCGATTGCGTCAATCTGTTGAGCTCCGATCCCAAAAGGTGGATCGATGTCTCTTGGAGCGGTATTGCCGAAAAGATTTACCGGGTAGGAATTCACATCAGTGCGGAAAACCGGCGGGGTATTTTTGCAGAAATCAGTGGGGCTATCAGTGCTGATAATGCAAATATCGTCGATATCTCTGCCCATACCACGGTTACAGACCGGGCGGAAATGACTATCTCTTTAGAAGTTGGAAATCTCGACCATCTCCAAACCTTGATGCTTCACCTGCGGCAGTTGGCAGCCGTTATTGCCGTCCGAAGGCTCTAAGCAGAGGCTTCGGAGAGGGCGACAAGGTAGACCATGACCTGCCACGTTTGCGGCAATGAGATGCCGGCGATGGGTTCCAGCTGTCCCTATTGCGGGGCAGCTATGGAGGAGCCGACTTGTGCGGGATCAACCGTATTCATCCACAAGACGGTCAACCTTGAGGTTGGCCGGCCAGTGGTGGAGGTTGCTTTAAAGCGGTGCCGCCTGGCACTCGATGAGGCAATTATGAATAAAGTTAGTATTATGACTTTGATTCACGGTTATGGTTCAAGCGGCAAAGGTGGAGCGATACGAGCGGAGTGTCGTAATCTGCTCGATTATTTTAAAGAAAAAGGAATGATCAGCGATTACATTGCCGGCGAGGATTTTCATAAAAAGTCAGGCAGAGTTAAGGCGCTTTTGCGACGGTATGCACAGCTTGCCAAAGATCGAAATCTTAACCAGGGGAATCAAGGGATTACCTTGGTGATCCTGTCCTTTTCTTTTCTGTTTATTTCCTGGCGGTTCTTTGTATCGACAGCAATTTTCTAAGTATCTTGGCTGTTGTAAAATGCTCTTTGTTTATTAACCTCTAGAGAGGAGTTTCTGATGAAAAAATGTGTAATATCGGCAGTTTTTGGGATTTGTCTTGCCGCCCCCTGTATTTCCCAATCGGCCCCGCCAACTAGCTTCGAGGATAAGCTTAGCTACAGCATGGGGTTCGAAGTGGGCAGCTACTTTAAAAATGCTGGTGGGGATATCCAGAAAGAGTTTCTCCTAATCGGCATTGAAGATGCCTTCAAGGGTACCAATCCGACCTTGAATGCAGACGAAATGCTGGCGGTAAAAAAGGAGTTTGCGAGCAAGATGCAGGCCAAACAAGTGGCCAAACTCGAAGAGATGAAGACTAAGAATAAGGCAGCTGGAGAAGGATATCTCGCTGAAAATAAAAAGAAGAAAGGCGTTAAGGTGACTGCCAGTGGTCTCCAGTATGAGGTCATTAAAAATGGTGATGGTAAAAATGCCGCACCAACCGACACGGTCAAAGTCGAATATGTCGGAAAGCTGATCGACGGAACGGAGTTTGACAGTACCGCAAAGCACGGCGAGCCGGCCGAGTTTCAGGTCGATCAGGTTATCAAGGGTTGGAGTGAGGCCTTGCAGCTGATGAGTGCTGGCTCTAAACTGCATCTGGTGATTCCAACTGAATTGGCTTACGGTGAGAATGGCGCTGCGCCGATGATTGAGCCGAATTCGGTCCTGATCTTCGATGTGGAGATGCTTTCCATATCAAAGGCCACTCCTAAATAAGCCGCTCTCAAAGAGTCCCGCGGCTCTATCCATACCGAAATCAAGCAGGGTGGAAGAGATTGCGCTGGCAATATCGCAAGAAAAAGTTTCGTCAGCCTGTCGTGGCTGTGAGTTGCAAGAAGCATAGGGGGAAAGCAAAATTTCCCCGCTGGCCGTCCGGGAGCGTATCCCGGGCGGCCTTTTTTTAACGATCGTCTTTTGCCAGAAGAACGAGCCCGGCGATAGAGAAGATAATATGGATGCTTGTCGCTGCGATCACCGGTGAGACATAGCCGGCGGTGGCCAGCGATTGCAGCGCTCCCCAAATGCCCCAGGCAACAAAAGCCAGACCGCAACTAGCTGGAATAGCAATCGAAAGATCACGGCCCCACTTGCGGTAAGAAAACAGTAGGATGGGCAAGCCGAGGAGAAGCAGGGGGATGCCGAGAAGAATATAGGAAACACGGCCAAGAAAACTCGTCCAGGCGGCACGGACCTCATGTTCGACCTCCGTCCGGCCGATTTCCTGGTACAGACCAAGTAGTGACTGTTCAGCCGATTTGTTTACGGGGATTAAAAAGTCTTCAGGTTTTTCAGGAAATTCGAACTCGTTGACTGAGTAATTATTGATGGTATAGCGGCCGTTCTCCTGGCGCTGCTGGATTTGACCATTGCGCAAGATCCAGTGATCAGTATTTTTGTTCCATCTTGCAATACCGGCAGTTACAAGAGAGTCGATGTTATAGCTTTCATCCCACCTGGAGTAAGAAAAATTATAAAAAATATGATGTTTTGGATTGGGCCAAGCGAAGGAATAGAAGCCGTCGGCCCCCCGGTAATAATAGCGGTTGTTGCGGAGTATTCCTAGGGGCACCTTGCCTTTAAGCTGTTCGAACCAGATAGTATTGGTCCTTGATACGGTTACCGGCAAAAGCCATTGGGCTGAAGCGACAAAAAGCAGAGTGAAAACAACCGAACCGATGACAATTGGGCGGATGATCAGACGCAAAGGCAAGCCGCCGGCCTTCAGTGCAGTAAGCTCATTGGAGTGATTGAGAATGCCCAAGCTGATGACACCAGCGAGGAGAATAAAGACAGGCCCCAGCTGGTCTACAATAAAAGGGATGGTAAGAAGAAAATATTCCAAGGCCAGTTTGAGGGGCTTGCCGGCGTTCACGAAGTCATCGTATTTCTCAAAGAAATCAACGAGGAGGTAAATGGCGACGAAACCACTGTTGACGGTTAAGAAATATTTGACAAACTGCTGAAGTAAATATCGGTTGAGCAGATTCACTCAAAACCTCGCAAAGGAAACAATTGACAACAGGGTTCCACGCCACAAAACCAGAGCCCGCTATTCACCTCAGAAGAAGGAGGTTGCGTAGCACCTCGGTAGTAATTCAGGGAAGAGGCCTCTCGCCAGTTTGGTAATGATTAAGGAGGTATTCTTTTCTAGCTTTCCACATTGGTCAACGCCAAGGATACGTGGCCCAAGGTACATTATTGCCGACCTTCTGTCGAGGGAGGCCTATTGCGGCATTGGTTCAGTTGTAGGTAACATTATCACTGGTCTGCGTCAATATCGGCCTTCGTGTACCATGGCAATTTTTCAAGGTCTTGCATTGCGTGTCATGGCTATGGTATAGTCGATCCCTGTATTAGAGCCTTTTGGGTTTGAACTAGTTGGAGTTATTAGATATTGGCTGGTGCTGAACTGTTCTGTTTGCACTGTTGTGCGGGAATTGGACAGGACGTATTTCAACAGGAGGTGGCTGGTATTGAGGAATGCGATCGATGGTTGTCGTCTTGCCTTGCAAGATTTCAGCTGAGGAGATCGATTGCGGCGAGATTATGCAATGGTAAACGGGCTGCTTGGGTTCACCGCTTGTTCACTTGGTTGCGTCTTTAGTCCAATACCACTGTTACCGTATTTATGGCGCACAAGCGAAAGAAAAAAGACCCTTCCCAGTGCAAACAACCGGTAAAAAGTACTGCTTCGGATCGTTTGCATGCCTTCTGGAGTCTCTTCGTCAAAGAAGATGATGTACTTGTCCTCATTAACGCCGATCCTGACGCCCTGGCTGCTGCCTTGGCGGTTAGAAGGCTGCTCCGCTACAAGGTCAAGAGCGTAACAATTGCCCATCCCAACGAGATCAGGCGCCTCAATAATATGGCGATGGTCGAAAGGCTGAAGATACCTCTTGAGCGTTTGAAAGACATCAAGATTGAAAATTACAGTAAGCGGGTGATGGTTGATTCTCAGCCGGATCACTTGCCCTGTTTCGAAAAAATCAAGATACACGCGGTCATCGATCACCACCCAGCCGGCCATGTTGAGGGGGTGGAGTTTGTTGACATCCGCCC
It encodes:
- a CDS encoding LptF/LptG family permease — protein: MNLLNRYLLQQFVKYFLTVNSGFVAIYLLVDFFEKYDDFVNAGKPLKLALEYFLLTIPFIVDQLGPVFILLAGVISLGILNHSNELTALKAGGLPLRLIIRPIVIGSVVFTLLFVASAQWLLPVTVSRTNTIWFEQLKGKVPLGILRNNRYYYRGADGFYSFAWPNPKHHIFYNFSYSRWDESYNIDSLVTAGIARWNKNTDHWILRNGQIQQRQENGRYTINNYSVNEFEFPEKPEDFLIPVNKSAEQSLLGLYQEIGRTEVEHEVRAAWTSFLGRVSYILLGIPLLLLGLPILLFSYRKWGRDLSIAIPASCGLAFVAWGIWGALQSLATAGYVSPVIAATSIHIIFSIAGLVLLAKDDR